One window of Streptomyces sp. FIT100 genomic DNA carries:
- a CDS encoding ABC transporter substrate-binding protein, with protein MKAIFKRGTAPIAAGLSAVLLVGCGADQGDDASGDRAKIVVGMSDEVLATDPADGYDPGSWLLFNNVFQSLMAFPKGSSTPEPEAAEKCGFDGGGSTAYRCTLREGLKFSNGNPLTSEDVKFSFERALKIDSDSGPGPLLSTIGRIETPDEKTVVFHLKVPDATFPSKIASGAGSIVDHREYESGSLREDGKAVGSGPYKLDSFGENEAVFSVNPEYKGTATVNNGGVTLTFFHGDQKKLGSALKHGDVDVAYRGLTSQDITELQGSLSADDEQIAVVEGSSAEVQHLVFNMDDPVAGKPAVREAFAYLVDRDALVRDVYQATASSLYSIVPAGIGTHNTAFFDRYGGSPQPAKAREALRDADITDKVKITLWSTPSRYGPATDQALKAIAKQLNDSGLFAATVQSVPFEQYEKDIQAGKYGVYVKGWVPDYPDPDNFTQPFFGPDNVLGNNYENKKITGEIIPGTSAMTDRSETEEKFAELQNLVAEEIPLLPLWQGKQYAVVIGNITGVEWSLDISTVFRFWEIKKG; from the coding sequence GTGAAGGCAATATTCAAGCGAGGGACGGCCCCGATCGCCGCGGGACTCTCCGCCGTACTGCTGGTGGGCTGCGGCGCCGACCAGGGCGACGACGCCTCGGGCGACAGAGCCAAGATCGTCGTCGGCATGTCCGACGAGGTGCTGGCCACCGACCCCGCGGACGGTTACGACCCCGGCTCGTGGCTGCTGTTCAACAACGTCTTCCAGTCCCTCATGGCATTCCCCAAGGGCAGCTCGACCCCCGAGCCCGAGGCCGCCGAGAAGTGCGGCTTCGACGGGGGCGGCAGCACCGCCTACCGCTGCACCCTGCGGGAGGGCCTGAAGTTCAGCAACGGCAACCCGCTGACCTCCGAGGACGTCAAGTTCTCCTTCGAGCGGGCGCTGAAGATCGACAGCGACTCCGGTCCTGGGCCGCTGCTCTCCACCATCGGCCGCATCGAGACGCCCGACGAGAAGACGGTCGTCTTCCACCTGAAGGTGCCCGACGCCACCTTCCCGAGCAAGATCGCCTCGGGTGCGGGCTCCATCGTCGACCACCGCGAGTACGAGTCCGGGTCGCTGCGCGAGGACGGCAAGGCCGTCGGCTCGGGCCCGTACAAGCTCGACTCCTTCGGCGAGAATGAAGCGGTCTTCTCGGTCAACCCCGAGTACAAGGGCACCGCCACGGTGAACAACGGCGGCGTCACCCTCACCTTCTTCCACGGCGACCAGAAGAAGCTCGGCTCCGCCCTCAAGCACGGCGACGTCGACGTCGCCTACCGAGGTCTCACCTCCCAGGACATCACGGAGCTCCAGGGCTCCCTCTCCGCGGACGACGAGCAGATCGCCGTCGTGGAGGGCAGCAGCGCCGAGGTCCAGCATCTGGTCTTCAACATGGACGACCCGGTCGCGGGCAAGCCCGCGGTGCGCGAGGCATTCGCCTACCTCGTCGACCGGGACGCCCTGGTCAGGGACGTCTACCAGGCCACGGCGAGCTCGCTCTACTCGATCGTCCCGGCCGGAATCGGCACCCACAACACCGCCTTCTTCGACCGCTACGGCGGCTCCCCGCAGCCTGCCAAGGCACGTGAGGCGCTGCGTGACGCCGATATCACCGACAAGGTGAAGATCACCCTCTGGTCCACTCCGAGCCGTTACGGCCCGGCCACCGACCAGGCGCTGAAGGCCATCGCCAAGCAGCTCAACGACAGCGGCCTGTTCGCGGCGACCGTCCAGTCCGTCCCGTTCGAGCAGTACGAGAAGGACATCCAGGCCGGCAAGTACGGCGTCTACGTGAAGGGCTGGGTCCCCGACTACCCGGACCCGGACAACTTCACGCAGCCGTTCTTCGGCCCGGACAACGTCCTCGGCAACAACTACGAGAACAAGAAGATCACCGGCGAGATCATCCCCGGCACCTCGGCCATGACGGACCGCTCCGAGACCGAGGAGAAGTTCGCCGAGCTCCAGAACCTCGTCGCCGAGGAGATCCCGTTGCTGCCGCTCTGGCAGGGCAAGCAGTACGCGGTGGTCATCGGCAACATCACGGGCGTGGAGTGGTCGCTCGACATATCCACGGTCTTCCGCTTCTGGGAGATCAAGAAGGGCTGA
- a CDS encoding HAD family phosphatase: MTSTVPASPTRTAGDSTLQAVFLDMDGTLVDTEGFWWDAEVDVFADLGHDLDEAWRDVVVGGPMTRSAGYLIEATGADITLPELTVLLNERFEDRITRGVPLMPGAERLLAELAAHNVPTALVSASHRRIIDRVLASLGRDRFSLTVAGDEVARTKPHPDPYLLAARGLGAEPGRCAVIEDTATGVAAAEAAGCRVVAVPSVAPIAPADGRVVVGSLEEVDLSFLRTLITRMN, encoded by the coding sequence ATGACCAGTACGGTCCCCGCGTCCCCGACCCGCACGGCCGGGGACTCCACCCTGCAAGCCGTCTTCCTCGACATGGACGGCACCCTCGTGGACACCGAGGGCTTCTGGTGGGACGCAGAGGTGGACGTCTTCGCGGACCTGGGCCACGACCTCGACGAGGCATGGCGGGACGTGGTGGTCGGCGGCCCGATGACCCGTAGCGCGGGCTATCTGATCGAGGCCACCGGCGCCGACATCACCCTCCCCGAGCTCACCGTGCTGCTCAACGAGCGCTTCGAGGACCGCATCACCCGGGGTGTGCCGCTGATGCCGGGCGCCGAGCGGCTGCTGGCCGAGCTCGCCGCGCACAACGTGCCCACCGCCCTGGTCTCCGCCTCGCACCGGCGCATCATCGACCGCGTCCTCGCCTCCCTGGGCCGGGACCGCTTCTCGCTGACCGTCGCGGGCGACGAGGTGGCCCGCACCAAGCCGCACCCCGACCCGTATCTGCTCGCTGCCCGCGGCCTGGGCGCCGAGCCCGGCAGATGCGCCGTCATCGAGGACACCGCCACCGGTGTCGCGGCGGCCGAGGCCGCCGGCTGCCGGGTCGTCGCGGTGCCCTCCGTAGCACCGATCGCGCCCGCCGACGGACGGGTCGTCGTGGGGTCGTTGGAGGAGGTTGATCTGTCCTTCCTCCGCACCCTCATCACCCGAATGAACTAA
- a CDS encoding ABC transporter substrate-binding protein, with translation MNRKTLVLPAVMGLLTAPVLAACGTEGSGAGGGDAIVVGTTDQFVAGGDAPAPLDPAYAYDTGAWNVLRQTVQTLMHVPRGGGEPVPEAASRCLFTDKESESYRCTLRDGLTFSDGTPVTADDVKFSIERVLDINSDNGAAGLLSNIDTIEVKDDKELVFHLGTPDATFPYKLSTPVAGILSRDAYDGKKLREGFEVDGSGPYTLTTETSGDRLVKAVFTKNPNYKGDLKLRNDKVELRSFPDAEAMGKALESGQIDMMARVMSPEQIKDLTESPKEGIELSEMPGLEIRYLGFNTKDPSVKDKAVRQAMAAVIDRGQIASKVYGATAEPLYSLIPSSIAGHTNSFFNRYGEPSRANAAAILDDAGITTPVKLSLHYTTDRYGPGTAKEFAALRDQLNAGKLFDVSIQGTEWSKYRPAQKRGDYAVYGLGWFPDFPDPDNYIAPFLDKDNFLNTPYVSTAARNQLIPESRRQADRSAASAPFDKLQDIVADEVPVLPLWQGKQYVAARSDITGVEWTLNSSSDLQLWELARGTA, from the coding sequence ATGAACCGCAAGACTCTGGTGCTGCCGGCCGTCATGGGCCTGCTCACCGCGCCCGTACTCGCCGCCTGTGGCACAGAGGGCAGCGGGGCGGGCGGCGGTGACGCCATAGTCGTCGGTACGACGGACCAGTTCGTCGCCGGTGGCGACGCTCCCGCACCCCTCGACCCGGCCTACGCGTACGACACCGGCGCCTGGAACGTCCTGCGCCAGACGGTCCAGACCCTCATGCACGTACCGCGCGGCGGTGGCGAGCCCGTGCCCGAGGCCGCGTCCCGCTGCCTCTTCACGGACAAGGAGAGCGAGAGCTACCGCTGCACGCTCCGCGACGGTCTCACCTTCTCCGACGGCACGCCCGTCACCGCCGACGACGTGAAGTTCTCCATCGAGCGCGTCCTGGACATCAACTCCGACAACGGCGCGGCCGGTCTGCTCTCCAACATCGACACCATCGAGGTCAAGGACGACAAGGAGCTCGTCTTCCACCTCGGCACGCCCGACGCCACCTTCCCGTACAAGCTCTCGACGCCCGTCGCCGGCATCCTCAGCCGTGACGCGTACGACGGCAAGAAGCTGCGCGAGGGCTTCGAGGTCGACGGCTCCGGCCCGTACACCCTCACGACCGAGACCTCGGGCGACCGGCTCGTCAAGGCCGTCTTCACCAAGAACCCCAACTACAAAGGCGATCTGAAGCTGCGCAACGACAAGGTCGAGCTGCGTTCCTTCCCCGACGCCGAGGCCATGGGCAAGGCCCTGGAGTCCGGTCAGATCGACATGATGGCCCGCGTCATGTCCCCGGAACAGATCAAGGACCTCACGGAGTCGCCCAAGGAGGGCATCGAGCTCAGCGAGATGCCCGGCCTGGAGATCCGCTACCTGGGCTTCAACACCAAGGACCCGTCCGTGAAGGACAAGGCGGTCCGCCAGGCCATGGCGGCCGTCATCGACCGCGGCCAGATCGCGAGCAAGGTCTACGGCGCCACCGCCGAGCCGCTCTACTCGCTGATCCCGTCGAGCATCGCCGGCCACACCAACTCGTTCTTCAACAGGTACGGCGAGCCCAGCAGGGCGAACGCCGCCGCCATCCTCGACGACGCCGGGATCACCACCCCGGTGAAGCTCTCGCTCCACTACACCACCGACCGCTACGGCCCCGGTACGGCCAAGGAGTTCGCGGCACTGCGCGACCAGCTCAACGCCGGCAAGCTCTTCGACGTCTCCATCCAGGGCACCGAGTGGTCCAAGTACCGGCCCGCCCAGAAGCGCGGCGACTACGCCGTCTACGGCCTGGGCTGGTTCCCCGACTTCCCGGACCCGGACAACTACATCGCCCCGTTCCTGGACAAGGACAACTTCCTCAACACCCCCTACGTGAGCACGGCCGCACGCAACCAGCTCATCCCCGAGTCGCGGCGCCAGGCCGACCGCAGCGCCGCGTCCGCGCCCTTCGACAAGCTGCAGGACATCGTCGCCGACGAGGTGCCGGTGCTGCCGCTGTGGCAGGGCAAGCAGTACGTCGCCGCGCGGTCGGACATCACCGGCGTCGAGTGGACGCTGAACTCGTCGTCCGACCTCCAGCTGTGGGAGCTCGCGCGCGGCACCGCCTGA